Part of the Planococcus plakortidis genome is shown below.
ATTTGCGAGTCGTTCCGGCAATTTATCCGACAAGCGACATTCCTGTCCACTATAGATTTCAAGCGGCAATTGCGCTTCTTTTACATAGTCTTTCACTGTTTTTAATTGCATATGAAGTGCTGCGATATCAGTCTTGAAATTCGGGTGGTGGCCGTGCGGGGTCGCGATAATGCCCGTCAATTGCTCATTGATCGCCATATTCAATAACCGCTTAGTGTGTTCCATTGTTCCTGCACCATCATCCAGCGCCGGTAAAATATGTGAGTGCGTATCGATCATGTCTAGTTCCCTCCTGTTGCTCGGCAATCATTTCTCAAGTCCAGGTATTCATTTCTCTATATGAGATCGCTATGTATTTGCTTGCGATTGATAGATTTGACAATTATGGCTAGCTTTAATTCTTTCTTTGAAGAAATTGGGTATCGCATTTAAAAGAAAAAGCAAAAGGAGGAGATCCCCCTTTCACTCTTCAGCATTGCCGTAGTATTGGTAATAATAGCTGTCTTTAGCCAGCTCAAAATTGTTCAATACGGCGCCGATCAATTTGCTATTGGACGCTTCGATTGCTTCTTTTGCTTTGGCGGCCATTTCCTTTTCCGTGCTTCCGGAATTGACAACCAAAATTGCACCATCGCATTTATTCGCCAACACCTGTCCGTCCGTTACAGACAATACAGGTGGAGCGTCAAAAATCACGACGTCATATCGTTTCTTCAAATCAGAGATAAGCATTCCCATTGCGTTGGAGGCCAATAGTTCTGCGGGGTTTGGCGGGATTGGCCCGCATGTCATCAAATCCAAACGCTCAATAGTTGTTGGACGGATTGCGTCTTCCACTGTTGCTTGACGCGTCAAAACGTTAGACAATCCGATCGTGTTCGGCATATGGAATGTATAGTGAGTGGTTGGTTTACGCATATCGCCGTCTACAAGAAGGACATTTTTCCCTTCTTGTGCGAACACTGTCGCGAGGTTTGCAGAAGTGGTTGACTTCCCTTCGCCAGGTGCAGCGGAAGTAACCACGATTGAACGCAGTTCCAAATCAGGTGATGCGAAATTGACATTCGTCCGCAAGGTACGGAATTGTTCCGAGACAAAGGATTTCGGCGTTGTGTGCGTGATGACTTTACGGGCAGTTTGCTGCAAACTCTGTTTTTTCTTAGCCATTCAATTCCGCCGCCTTTCTGCGATTGCTCGTTGTGGTTTCCAGTTCTGCTTTTTCTTTAATCGGTGATATCACACCTAATAATGGAACTCCAAGAATGTCTTCAATATCTTGTTCTGTCTTCATTGATGTGTCAAGGTATTCACGCAAGAATGCGATTCCGACGCCAAGCATTAAACCGACTACTGCAGCAATCGCCATATTTAAGATAGGGTTGGGTTCAACGGGACTTGGGTTTTCCTTCAATATCGCTGGAGATAAAATTGATACGTTGTCTACGTTCATTAGCTCGCGAACATCGTTTTCAAACACTTCCGCTGTTGTGTTAGCAATTTCGACTGCCTGTGCTGGATCTTCATCGCGCACGACCACATTGACAACTTGTGAGTTTTCAGCTGTATTGACTGTAATTTTTTGCGTCAATTCTTCAGCACTCATATCCAAGTTCATCTGCTCGATGACTGGATCGAGAATCGCCGGACTTTTAATGATGACCGAATATGTATTGATAAGTTGAAGGTCAGTTTGGATGTTTTGATTAGTCAGTTGTGAGGCTTCTGTTTGTTCTTGGTTGACGAGAATTTGTGTTGAGTTCTCATAAATCGGTGTCAGGAACAAAAACGAAACCGCTCCTGCAATCGTGATTGCCAGGATTGTCGTCAGTGCAATAATTCCTAGGTTTTTCTTTAATGTCTTGAATAAATCCTGTAAGCTAATAGTCTCTTCCATGTAGTAAATGGCTCCTTCTATTTCAATTTAAATAATAGACAAATTTAAACAACATAAGACAGTATATCACAGGAATATACCATTTGGACTTCCAATTTTAAAAAGTTATATAGGAACAAGGATGGATTTATGCTATCTTTAATTTATATAAATGGCTATTTTTGAAAGGAGCAAAGCATGAAATTGTATAAATTAGGGGGACTCATTGCGGTCCTTGCTTGCCTAGGAATCCTTGTCTATTCTTACTTATCCTGGCAGGACAAACTGCAAGGGGCCGGCTTGCCTGACGAGACGGCAAGTGCCGAAACCCAAAACACCGAGACCAAAAACCAAAACACTGAAAACGGGTCAAGCAGTGACAATTCTGTGAACGAAGAATCGCTCGCCAATATGGATGAAGCCGTACAGGAACTGTTTCTCCAGAAAAGTTCCACAGGCGAAACGCTCGAATTGTTAATCGCGGGATCTGCAGCGCTTGAATCCGGCGAGCCCGGATATGCGGAGCGCTTGAAGGCTTCCTTGGAAGACGCTTACGGCGATTCGGTTGAAGTGTCGATTCAAGCGATCGACGGTACGTCCTATAATTTGCCGGAAGTCGATTTGTCTGCCGGCTACGACGTGGTCTTGCTTGAGCCGATGACGCTCATGAACAACGACCGCATCTCCATCGAGGATGAGCGTGAGGACGTCCGGGACTTCGCCGCCCGCATGGAAGCAGAAAATCCGGAAGCCCAGCTTGTATTGCACGCGCCGCAGCCGATCTACGGGGCCGGCTTCTATCTCGCGCAAGTGCAGGCACTGGAGGAATTCGCCAATCTGTATGGCTATCCATACATCGAACATTGGAATGCATGGCCCGACACGGACGATATCGCCTTGAAGGAACATTTGACCGATGAAGCCGTCCCTAATAGCAAGGGCGCTGAAACGTGGGCATCTGAACTAAGCAGTTATTTTATTGCGGACTAACGGAGGAACGAATGTGAAAAAGAAACGCAAATGGCCGAAGTACGTGCTCATCGCATTGCTTGT
Proteins encoded:
- a CDS encoding CpsD/CapB family tyrosine-protein kinase yields the protein MAKKKQSLQQTARKVITHTTPKSFVSEQFRTLRTNVNFASPDLELRSIVVTSAAPGEGKSTTSANLATVFAQEGKNVLLVDGDMRKPTTHYTFHMPNTIGLSNVLTRQATVEDAIRPTTIERLDLMTCGPIPPNPAELLASNAMGMLISDLKKRYDVVIFDAPPVLSVTDGQVLANKCDGAILVVNSGSTEKEMAAKAKEAIEASNSKLIGAVLNNFELAKDSYYYQYYGNAEE
- a CDS encoding YveK family protein; the encoded protein is MEETISLQDLFKTLKKNLGIIALTTILAITIAGAVSFLFLTPIYENSTQILVNQEQTEASQLTNQNIQTDLQLINTYSVIIKSPAILDPVIEQMNLDMSAEELTQKITVNTAENSQVVNVVVRDEDPAQAVEIANTTAEVFENDVRELMNVDNVSILSPAILKENPSPVEPNPILNMAIAAVVGLMLGVGIAFLREYLDTSMKTEQDIEDILGVPLLGVISPIKEKAELETTTSNRRKAAELNG
- a CDS encoding SGNH/GDSL hydrolase family protein, coding for MKLYKLGGLIAVLACLGILVYSYLSWQDKLQGAGLPDETASAETQNTETKNQNTENGSSSDNSVNEESLANMDEAVQELFLQKSSTGETLELLIAGSAALESGEPGYAERLKASLEDAYGDSVEVSIQAIDGTSYNLPEVDLSAGYDVVLLEPMTLMNNDRISIEDEREDVRDFAARMEAENPEAQLVLHAPQPIYGAGFYLAQVQALEEFANLYGYPYIEHWNAWPDTDDIALKEHLTDEAVPNSKGAETWASELSSYFIAD